A window from Prinia subflava isolate CZ2003 ecotype Zambia chromosome Z, Cam_Psub_1.2, whole genome shotgun sequence encodes these proteins:
- the LOC134564516 gene encoding serine/threonine-protein kinase PAK 3-like produces the protein MGQVAIKELNLQHQGVEEVLKEILVLKEKRNPNIVTYLQSYLVNGAVLLVLEYMDGGSLAEVVRKKRMDVGHIATVCRECLQGLAFLHANQVIHRDIKSDNILLSRDGAVKLADFGLCTWLTPEHSKRKSVVGTPRWMAPEVVRGEPYGPKVDIWSLGIVGIHMAKRETPYIRLNSARAMYLISTQGAPDVHTLRLPAALRDFLRCCLQMDVDRRGSAKELLQHPFLKLAEPLFSLFWQPDCCHPCSKVVQAAQGHLMSWRKEPLRTGRNLEERGARKQAAIRAGKERSHGPLPCKSPLQVLFKLKQRKAAVKQLRKRR, from the exons ATGGGCCAG GTGGCCATAAAAGAACTTAATCTCCAGCACCAGGGTGTCGAGGAAGTGTTAAAAGAAATCCTggtcttgaaagaaaaaagaaaccccaatATTGTCACCTACCTACAAAG ctACCTTGTCAATGGGGctgtcctgctggtgctggagtaCATGGACGGAGGCTCTTTAGCTGAGgttgtcagaaagaaaaggatggaTGTAGGACACATAGCAACAGTCTGTCGCGAG tgcCTGCAAGGCCTGGCTTTCCTTCATGCCAACCAGGTGATCCACAGGGACATCAAAAGTGACAACATCCTTCTGAGCCGGGATGGCGCCGTCAAGTTGG ctgaTTTTGGCCTCTGTACTTGGCTCACCCCTGAGCACAGTAAACGGAAGTCCGTGGTCGGCACCCCTCGCTGGATGGCACCCGAGGTGGTGAGAGGAGAGCCATACGGCCCTAAAGTGGACATCTGGTCCCTTGGCATCGTAGGAATACACATGGCCAAAAGAGAGACTCCTTACATTCGTCTAAACAGTGCCAGG gCTATGTATCTGATAAGCACGCAGGGGGCACCAGATGTGCACACGCTCAGGCTGCCCGCTGCCTTGCGTGACTTTCTgcgctgctgcctgcagatggaTGTGGACAGGCGAGGCTCTGCCAAGGAACTTCTGCAG CATCCATTTCTCAAATTAGCGGAGCCTCTCTTCAGCCTCTTCTGGCAGCCTGATTGCTGTCATCCCTGCAGCAAAGtagtgcaggcagcacaaggaCACCTCATGAGTTGGAGAAAAGAGCCTCTGAGGACAGGAAGAAATCTTGAGGAGAGAGGGGCCAGGAAACAGGCAGCCATCAGAGCGGGAAAGGAAAG ATCACATGGACCCCTGCCATGTAAGTCTCCACTCCAGgtgcttttcaaattaaaacaaaggaaagctgcagtgaagcaattgaggaagaggagatga
- the LOC134564451 gene encoding ciliary rootlet coiled-coil protein 2-like — protein MTEDPTCIQIHDLSLPQLGIELRTKKVLNARLFSVPHAAVCLQSTTAPAEEPPLARSLPPEAKEEAKDNLPARAVSPGPEHLEPAPAGEILASQDCWAQAGEAEQQESMDRVCEARDFRWEQLSALERKHHSSLARAFETSAETAEELQPHRDLLKEEVPLAVPKVCRPQGPSPRVLERLLQESSRQGDTLSQVCREETVLAQEKAALEAQLPGTERKLRGLSKQLVETRSVKESLQSSLQAAQRRISELEMARSCLEGQVRTATQAKEVILEDVRGLGRELQAVRSLSKQQCEEMAQQLRRMEEQYIKALRLWQSAQEEEKRKLQENLERQLEQQRLEAQQQLEEQANLVAELQHQKAAVLTRMHQMERKLIRSQQQVEQLRLELSKERENGQMDTGSAAASSKEGVSPLQPENSSMDSSCWSSQEREKQCLKMLRSIVSMADPAEKYTGWQHIGSG, from the exons ATGACTGAGGACCCCACTTGTATCCAAATCCATGACTTGTCCTTACCACAGCTGGGGATAGAGCTCAGGACAAAGAAGGTTCTAAACGCCAGGTTATTCTCTGTCCCTCACGCTGctgtctgtctgcagagcaccacagcaccagcagaagAACCTCCTCTGGCTCGCTCTCTTCCTCCAGAGGCTAAAGAGGAGGCAAAGGACAACTTACCTGCACGTGCTGTCAGTCCAGGGCCGGAGCATCTGGAACCA GCCCCAGCAGGAGAGATTCTTGCCAGTCAGGACTGCTGGGCCCAGGCAGGAGAGgcggagcagcaggagagcatgGATAGAGTGTGCGAAGCCCGGGATTTCAG ATGGGAGCAGTTGTCTGCCCTTGAGAGAAAGCACCACTCCTCGCTAGCCCGGGCCTTTGAAACGTCAGCAGAGACAGCGGAGGAATTGCAGCCTCACAGGGATCTGCTGAAGGAAGAGGTTCCTCTGGCGGTGCCAAAG GTTTGCCGCCCACAGGGGCCGTCCCCCAGGGTTctggagaggctgctccaggagtCCTCTCGCCAAGGGGACACGCTGTCCCAGGTGTGCAGAGAGGAAACGGTGCTGGCACAAGAGAAGGCTGCCCTGgaagcccagctgccaggcacGGAGCGGAAGCTACGAGGCCTTTCCAAGCAGCTGGTAGAGACCAG GTCAGTGAAGGAGAGCCTGCAAAGCAGCCTGCAGGCGGCTCAGCGGCGCATCTCGGAGCTGGAGATGGCCAGGAGCTGTCTGGAAGGCCAAGTTCGCACAGCCACGCAGGCCAAGGAGGTGATACTTG AGGATGTGAGGGGCCTTGGTCGTGAGCTGCAAGCTGTAAGATCTCTCAGCAAGCAGCAATGTGAAGAAATGGCCCAACAGCTCCGCAGGATGGAAGAGCAGTACATCAAGGCTCTCAGACTCTGGCAATCTGctcaggaagaggaaaaaaggaagctcCAGGAAAACTTG GAGAGACAGCTGGAACAACAGCGTTTGGAggcgcagcagcagctggaggaacagGCAAACCTCGTGGCAGAG ctccagcatcaGAAGGCTGCTGTCTTAACCAGAATGCACCAGATGGAGAGAAAGCTAATCCGAAGCCAGCAGCAAGTCgagcagctgaggctggagctgagtAAGGAGCGGGAGAATGGGCAG ATGgacacaggctctgcagcagcgtCCTCCAAAGAAGGAgtctcccctctgcagcctgaaaacTCGAGCATGGACAGTTCATGCTGGTCaagccaggagagagagaagcaatgCCTGAAGATGCTGA ggAGCATTGTGAGCATGGCAGATCCAGCAGAGAAATACACTGGCTGGCAACATATTGGCAGTGGGTGA
- the LOC134564517 gene encoding serine/threonine-protein kinase PAK 3-like, giving the protein MGQVFWWCSIKWEVRAFGTVSKALDAARGQQVAIKELNLQHQGVEEVLKEILVLKEKRHPNIVTYLQSYLVNGAVLLVLEYMDGGSLAEVVRKKRMDVGHIATVCRECLQGLAFLHANQVIHRDIKSDNILLSRDGAVKLADFGLCTWLTPEHSKRKSVVGTPRWMAPEVVRGEPYGPKVDIWSLGIVGIHMAKRETPYIRLNSARAMYLISTQGAPDVHTLRLPAALRDFLCCCLQMDVDRRGSAKELLQHPFLKLAEPLFSLFWQPDCCHPCSKVVQAAQGHLMSWRKEPLRTGRNLEERGARKQAAIRAGKERSHGPLPCKSPLQVLFKLKQRKAAVKQLRKRR; this is encoded by the exons ATGGGCCAGGTATTTTGGTGGTGCAGTATCAAGTGGGAAGTCAG GGCTTTTGGCACCGTTTCTAAGGCCTTGGATGCTGCCAGGGGACAACAG GTGGCCATAAAAGAACTTAATCTCCAGCACCAGGGTGTCGAGGAAGTGTTAAAAGAAATCCTggtcttgaaagaaaaaagacaccCCAATATTGTCACCTACCTACAAAG ctACCTTGTCAATGGGGctgtcctgctggtgctggagtaCATGGACGGAGGCTCTTTAGCTGAGgttgtcagaaagaaaaggatggaTGTAGGACACATAGCAACAGTCTGTCGCGAG tgcCTGCAAGGCCTGGCTTTCCTTCATGCCAACCAGGTGATCCACAGGGACATCAAAAGTGACAACATCCTTCTGAGCCGGGATGGCGCCGTCAAGTTGG ctgaTTTTGGCCTCTGTACTTGGCTCACCCCTGAGCACAGTAAACGGAAGTCCGTGGTCGGCACCCCTCGCTGGATGGCACCCGAGGTGGTGAGAGGAGAGCCATACGGCCCCAAAGTGGACATCTGGTCCCTTGGCATCGTAGGAATACACATGGCCAAAAGAGAGACTCCTTACATTCGTCTAAACAGTGCCAGG gCTATGTATCTGATAAGCACGCAGGGGGCACCAGATGTGCACACGCTCAGGCTGCCCGCTGCCTTGCGTgactttctgtgctgctgcctgcagatggaTGTGGACAGGCGAGGCTCTGCCAAGGAACTTCTGCAG CATCCATTTCTCAAATTAGCGGAGCCTCTCTTCAGCCTCTTCTGGCAGCCTGATTGCTGTCATCCCTGCAGCAAAGtagtgcaggcagcacaaggaCACCTCATGAGTTGGAGAAAAGAGCCTCTGAGGACAGGAAGAAATCTTGAGGAGAGAGGGGCCAGGAAACAGGCAGCCATCAGAGCGGGAAAGGAAAG ATCACATGGACCCCTGCCATGTAAGTCTCCACTCCAGgtgcttttcaaattaaaacaaaggaaagctgcagtgaagcaactgaggaagaggagatga